GGGTATCACGCCACCATTTTAAGAATGAAGAGTATAAAGGCAGTTCAACCCGGGAGCGGAGACGGATTTGTAGTTATgcgggtttttaaaaatgtgagccTGGACTTTGAATTCAACTCATAGCATATAGCCCTTGTGATTTTTATACTTGTTATTATATCCTTTAGACTGAGTTTCTTCTTCAGTGTAACTATGAACTCGAGTATTCCGTAATGACCAAGCATCTGTTGGCTGACTTGTTGCTATGTGGGTTTTGTCCCTGCTGAACCATGTCTACCAACGAAGCCCTACTGTCAGGTAGCCTTCTACACCATGTCAGAGCATTTCTGTAAACCTCAGTGATCTTCTTGGCTTCCCACCACCAAATACAGAGTTTTCTATTCATCTCCAGCTCGCTCCGCGGGCAGTCGTCTCTTTCGTGAAGAGACGTACAAAggccctcacctccttcaaggATTTATGACTCTGTATGACTTCTGGTTTGAGCCAGGACGGCTGGAGAGCAGTATTGGTTATTTCAGGGTCAGTAACTGAAATCGGGCATGAGTTCATACGTTATGTCATGACATTTTCCCTAGTTTTAAAGagttgctttcttttcttgttcttttactAGTTTCACAGTCAAGTCTtactcattttccctttttctttgctCCCAAGAGGATTAACACCTAAGTTAGCATTCACTGATTTAACAAATAGTTATCGAGGGCCCACTATTTGCGAGGCCCACCCTGTTCTAGGAACTGGAAATAGATCAGCTGACAACAAAATAGTCCCTTCTCTTATGGACCTTAATGTCATCGCCGAGGTCCTTGGTAGCTAAGGTTATGTAGTGTACGTGCCTGACGTAAAGTTTTTGATTGCCAAGATATCCATTTCAAAGACATCCATCTTGAACAAACATATTGCCAGCTTCTTGACACCGCTTCCAGTAAAACACCTGGTTGAGAAGCCAGGCCACTCCCACCCATGAAGTTCCCCTTTTTAGAAAGCCCTGAGTAACCTAGATAACTGACTGCTTGCATGACCCCACTTTTCCCTTCCCAAGTCCTAATTAACAATGTTATGTTTTAAATTCGccagtaaaggggcgcctgggtggctcagtcagttaagcgtctgcctttggctcaggtcatgatcccagggtcctgggatcgagccccgcatcgggctccctgctcggtggggagcctgcttctccctttgcctctctctctctgccactccctccaCTCATGCGTGCACAGGCTCTTGCTCGCtctcaagaaataaataaaatcttaaaaaaaaattcaccagtAAAGTATGAGCTTGTAAAATCCTAGGTGTACACTCccaatgtaaataaaaacagaacaccaGGTCTATGctcccccaggctccccatgactgccctgtgtggccttgggcttGCTCCATGTATCCTCCAGGACTTGTGAATAATAAACCTcgttttttcctatttcttttaaaaaaatatttcacttatttgagagagagagcatgagccgggaggtggggaggggaagggcagagggagagggagaaggagactccccacctGAGCAGGGATCCGTATgcctggctggatcccagggttgcaggatcataacctgagccaaaagcagacccttaaccgactgagccaccaggcgcccctaaacctttttttcaaagttttttcaAAGTTCCCTGATGGTTGTTGCTGAggtgaatcaaaataaaaaccaagaaggTCAATCCAACTGCTGCCTGGTGAAGACCATCTGCTCAGCTGTTACTGGGATGTTGCCGGAGGCTCTTAGTTTCATCACAAGTAAAGAATTTAAGGACCGACCAGACAGGGTAGAGTGGTGCAAGagtttattaaagagagagagtacactgTCGAAATAGAGAGTGGGCCACCTCAAGGGAGAGCTGTGCATGGGGTTTGGGTCTCTATCTTTCTTTGACAGTATTAACTAAGGGGtgcaatatttattatttgggaaGGGGATTTTTGGGGGGAGCAGGGTTTTGCACCTTTTCTCCCACATTTATGAGGGTCTCTGGCCTTCTGGGtcttgggcctgtctggtttgatctGGCTTCTTGTGGCTTTGTTTGCAGAATTTTGCCAGGACACGTTGCTAACTTTCCTGATAATGGGCCTAGACTCACCCCttgctggcctccaggcatcCTGTTAAAGCCTAACTAACTGCCCACTCTAACACAGCCACACCTCAGCTCCGGTGGGGAAAAGTCTGTGGGGGCCCACACAAGTAGTGGGGCCTGGGTGAGTGCCTCAGGCATTGGTAATCTAGAGCATCGCTATTGATAGCCTGAGACCAACACAAAACAGGTAATTTGTTAAGCAGAGTCAAAACTGGCTGAATGGGGAATGCATTGTCAGAGTGCAAGTAGGCAAAATTCCTGTCTTATTCCTGGAGAATATTCATAGATTTGCAGCTTATGGGTACAAAGATTTTTGCCTGGGTTTAGAAGGTAATTTAAGACATAGATCAAGGAGTTCTCAGTGAGTGCCAACAATATATCCCAGACCAATTAAGTCAGAATTCCCGGGGTTAGCTCACAGGCAtcaacatatattaatatattaataattaataataattaataatgtatatgtatatatatacacacacacatacatatacctcAAGTTCTCTGGATAAGAGAGATAACCTTGCAGTCAAGGGTGAAAGATCATCGTATTAAAGTTACCTGTTTGTGGAGACAAAAAAACGAAGTATATTTTACTGTAACAATTTTTGATGAGACGAAGGCTTTAACTAGAAGCAGAATTATTGAAAAGGAGaacctccctcccactcccctacccctctgggtttttttcctactatatttttttcttactattttttcccTCTCAGCTGACAAGAGCTTATTCAGAATCAAATAGGCAGTAACTTACTGAGAACAAAGCTCAAAAAATCAGAGTAATAGCTCAAATAGGTCTGATTCTGGGTCCTTGGCATATGCTTTTATATCATTCTGGAAAATGATTTCCCTTTGTATCTATTTCTTCAAGAAATCCTAAGCAGCTTCAAGATCCAAGCCAGTTGTCACTCTCCTTATAAAACCAGAATGAACTATTGACGGTTTGTAACACACTCCTCTGAGTTGCAGTTGCATTGTGGTCAAACTTTTGTCACATTCAATAGTCATAGTTTACCTAATGTTGCTTTCTCTAATACTCTGTGAGCTCCTTAATGTTGCTTCTCTTTATTCACCAATGTCATCTACAATAGTATCTGAACTATTATGGATTTTATTGAATGGAATTAATGAATAATGCCTGTAttagagagatttatttttagacaGAATTGTCTATTACAATTAAGAAACCTGGATCCAAATGGTATTTTTGGGTGAAAAGGAAAGTGCAAATCTGTAAAGAAATCTGTCTCATATTTGCACGTTTGCCTATTGGACTTTATTCTTCCGGATGTTCTCACAAGTGGAAAACTGCTGTCAATGCCAATGATGAGTGGGAACATTTACTGTTTAATTTGGAAATCAGTCGCTGATTGGAAGTTATGttaaagtttttcatttaaatctgTAAGACTGGCTCTCCTTGTGTATACTTCAGAGCCTCAGCTGGAATAAAAGAGAAGGATTTTTCAGGAAGATAAATGAGACAGTATCTGAGCATTTTTCAGTGAAAAGTATCAGACTGGATTTTATTCCACAACATTTTGACAGCCAAAAAATCAGTGAGACATAGGACTAACTTTCTGGATTCTTTCTACAGAAATGCCATCTggaattaaaaatgcttttctgatAGCAACAGGAGAATTCATAGCTGGAATGTTGGGGAACAGCTTCATTGTACTGGTTAACTGCATTGACTGGGTCAAGAGTCAAAAGCTCTCATCAGCTAACTGCATTCTCACCAGCCTGGCTATCTCCAGAATTGTTCTTCTTTGCATAACACTATTCGATTCATTTTTAACGGTGTTCTGGCCACATCTTTATGCCGTTGATAAACTAGCAAGATTTGTTAGCATTCTTTGGACACTGAGCAATCACCTAGCTACCTGGTTTGTCACCTAAGtgttttctacttctttaaaATAGCCAATTTCTCCCACCCCTGTTTCATCTGGCTGAGGTGGAGAATTAACAGAGTGCTACTTGTGCTACCAGTGGGGTCTTTATTCTTATTGTCTTGCAACTTTGAATTATTAGATACATTTACTAATTTCTGGGTTAATGTCTATCAAAGATATGAAAGAAACTCAACTTGGTCCCTAGATGTAAGTAAAACTCTGTATCTTAACAGCTtgattgttttcagtttcatctACTTAATCCCCTTTCTTCTGTCCCTGACCTCACtgctccttttatttctttccctgagGAGACATAACCAGCAATGTGCAACTGAACTCTGGCTCTAGGGACTTCAACAGAGAGGCCCATAAAAAGGCCATGAAAATGGTGatgtctttccttctcctctccacGGTTCATTTTTCTTCCATCCTATTAACAGGTTGGATTTTCCTTTTACTGCAGAATTGTCAGGTCAATTTGGTTGTCATGTTATTATCGACTCTTTTTCCTCCAGGCCACTCATTTATTCTGATTTTGGGAGACAGCAAGTTGAGAAAAACTGCTTTAGGACTACTGTGGCATCTTAATCACCACTTGAAAATGGTGAAATCTTTAGCTTCATAGACTCTTCCAGAATTTCCTATATCCCAAGAGAATTAAATTAATGAAGAGACATTGAAGATCCATTTTAACCTTTGTTTTTCTCACTGGCTTCTTTTAGATACTATTAAACATCACAGACTTTCCCCAGAATGACCTATAAATGTAAAAAGCAAGCATCATTCATTATAACACTTGATAGTAACAAGAATATATTTGAGACAATATGAATGTAAAATATGTAATGCagcatgtattaattttatatatgctagcaaatatttattacGTTCCTATGTGAGAAAAGGATTACTTAGAAATGAAAATCCCTTCCAAGTTGAAGTAGGTGGAATATTTGTacaatattaagttaaaaataaattaaggaataaaaatgcTGGAAGTGCATCATCATCCCGTAACAACAGatataacttttaaaacaaagaaacagactctcagtATGAATCCAAGCTACAACAGACAACTACCTTTGttgaataagagaaaaatcaactTAGTTTATAAAAAGACACTGAATAATTATCCCTAATTGtataagaatactttttttttttaaagattttatttatttatttgagagagagagaatgagagagagcacatgagagtggggagggtcagagggagaagcggactccctgccgagcagggagcccgacgtgggactcgatcccgggactccaggatcatgacctgagccgaaggcagtcgcttaaccaactgagccacccaggcgccccagtataagAATACTTTTATGTGTACTTTACAAGGATCAAAATCAGAGTTTGTGTGGGGTGTGTGTCTGCATGTAAGGATTATACGAAGGCTGGTGTCCCTTGTCAGAGAGGACAAACACAACCAACTCACCAGGGATAAGAACAAAAAGTTTAGGGGAGGATACTGTGTATTTGTGTAAATTTtaacatgtttgtgtgtgtgtgtgtgtgtgtgtgtagagtgcCGGGTtgatgtttataataaaataattgaaatgaaatcaAAGTAGCTGAAAATGTACATAATCTTAAGGCCAGCCCTTGGCAAAATTGTGCTTGTTAATGATATTGCAACTCCGAATAGAAGTTTGTTATCTAgtaatttatagaaattaaaattttaaacatattaaactATTGATAATGAAGAAATCATTGTAGGGTTTTAAATTGCCATAATTTTTCAATTGTAGAagc
The sequence above is drawn from the Neomonachus schauinslandi chromosome 5, ASM220157v2, whole genome shotgun sequence genome and encodes:
- the TAS2R42 gene encoding LOW QUALITY PROTEIN: taste receptor type 2 member 42 (The sequence of the model RefSeq protein was modified relative to this genomic sequence to represent the inferred CDS: inserted 1 base in 1 codon; deleted 1 base in 1 codon), with the protein product MPSGIKNAFLIATGEFIAGMLGNSFIVLVNCIDWVKSQKLSSANCILTSLAISRIVLLCITLFDSFLTVFWPHLYAVDKLARFVSILWTLSNHLATWFVTXSVFYFFKIANFSHPCFIWLRWRINRVLLVLPVGSLFLLSCNFELLDTFTNFWVNVYQRYERNSTWSLDVSKTLYLNSLIVFSFIYLIPFLLSLTSLLLLFLSLRRHTSNVQLNSGSRDFNREAHKKAMKMVMSFLLLSTVHFSSILLTGWIFLLLQNCQVNLVVMLLSTLFPPGHSFILILGDSKLRKTALGLLWHLNHHLKMVKSLAS